Part of the Spinacia oleracea cultivar Varoflay chromosome 5, BTI_SOV_V1, whole genome shotgun sequence genome, GCTTCAGAATAGTTAGTAGGTTCAACAAGCTCCATATGAGCAGCAATGAGCAGTTTGTGATTGTCTGGCAGTGTATCATATGCAACAAGATTGCACCAATGTTTAGGAGGTTTATGGCATATATAATCATTGAAATGAGAGGGAGGTTTAGAAATTCTGGTAGATTTTCTTGGTTCTGGAAGAGATACTGTAGGAGAGATGGGAAGAGAAGTATGTGAAAGGGAAGGAGAAGTGGGTGATGACTCTGGATTGGACAAAAAAGGTCCAGAATTGTGAGTGTCAATGTCTTGATCAACAGAAGTGTGTGTGTTTGAGTCTGATGTATTTGATGTTGGTATATCTGGTGTATCAGAAGTGTATGGAGTTTCAATAGGCAAGAAAAATTGAGTAGAGTATGCAGTGGATGGATTTTGAGAAAAATGAAAAGGAAAGTGATGTTCATAAAAGGTAACATCCCTTGAAATGACAGATTTTTTTGTTGTAAGGTTGAGAACTTTGTAAGCTTTATGAGTTGGTGGATAACCAAGTAAAACACAAGCATCTGCTCTAGGATCGAATTTAGACCTATTGATTTTAGGTGTGCTGATGTAACACAAACAACCAAATACTTTCAAGTGTGAAAGATCAGGAGGTTGTTTGAACAACCTTTCATAGGGAGTACTGAATTGAATGCTTTTCAGTGGCATTCTGTTAATGAGAAAAGTTGCAGTAAGAACACAATCACTCCAATACTTATCAGGCAGTTTGGATTGAAAAGAAAGTGCCCTGGCAGTTTCAAGTAAATGCTTatgtttcctctcaacaactccattttgttgaggaGTGTAACTACAACTCTTTTGGTGTAGAATTCCTTTGCTGAGAAACAATTCTCTCATTCCACCTTCTGTCAGATCAAGAGCATTATCTGATCTAACCTTCTTGACAGTAAGACCAAACTGATTTTCAACATACAAAATAAAATCACTCATGATTTTAACAGAATCAGTTTTATTTCTCATTAAATGAGTCCAAGTCATTCTGGTGTAATCATCTACAATTGTAAGAAATTGATTACATTTGGATGAGTCATATACAGAGTAGGGACCCCACACATCTATGTGCAACAAATCAAAAGGTTGTACTGACTTAATACTACTTACAGAGAAGGGAAATCTTGTCTGTTTGGCTAAGGGACAGATTTGACAGAAACACTCAGCTAAACAACCCTTGACATCAATGCCTTtaatattctttattttgccaaAAGAAATATGTCCTAGCCTAAGATGCCACAGTTTGGCTTCTTCAATTGCTGAAGTACTTGAAAGAGCATAGTTATTGGACTTTGAACTGTCTGATAGTAAGTCTTCATCTAAGCAATATAGGCCTTTGTCCAACTTACCAAGCAGAATGTGCTTGTTCTTGGAAAGGTCCTGTGCAAAACATTCACCATGTGTAAACAAAATTGTGCACTCAATATCACAGCATAGTTGGGAAACACTAATCAGGTTAAACTGGAAACCTGGCACAAACAACACATTCCTAAGTGTTATATTTCTTCCTAGATCAACTGTGCCTTTGTGTGTTACTTGAATTTCTGCACCATTAGGAATTGTGATTGTATGACACTTATCATCAACTGGTTCTAGATTGCTGAACATACTTTTGTCTGAACACATGTGATCACTTGCTCCACTATCTAAAATCCATTTAGttttgaatttagaaaataaaCAAAATGTACCTCTCAGCTGAGTAGCAGTTGCTAGTCCAAGTGAACTAGAGCCTGAGTGTTCAGCTTGATTAGCAGTTTTCTGAGTGTTGAGAAAGCTTAAAAGCTGATTGTATTGCTCTTCTGTGAAAGTTGCATGAACCACTCCTATGTCTGACTCAATTTGGTTTTCTTTCTCAGTGAATTCTTCCAACTgagctgctgctgctactctTTTTCCTCTGCCTTTGAAATCTTTAGGATAGCCATGTAGTTTCCAACACTTGTCAACAGTGTGGTTTTTCATCTTGCAATGTTCACAGTACAGATTATTTCTAGAATAGGTAAAATTCCTTTGCTGATTTCCACTGCTTGCATTCTGAACACCAAAATTACCAGAGTTAGAAGCATAGGTAGATTTATATGGTCTATTGTCAGTAAACTTGCTTGCAGTAAACACAGTTGATTCCATATTATGAGTCCTGTTGCTGTTGACTTCTTTCTGCTGCTCTTCTTGCAGGAGTAGTCCATATGCCTTTGAAATTGTTGGCAATGGAGACATCATAAGAATAGTGCTCTTTGAATGATCATATTTCTGATTCAACTTCATCAGAAATTGTATTAACCTCTGATCCTGTTGAGATTTCAAAAGTTTTTGAGTTAATGTGCAGCTGCAACCAGTACAAACACATGATGGAAGTGGATCAAGACCATCAAGCTGGTCCCAAAGAAGCTTGATCTTGGTaaagaaacttgaaatttgctCATCATCTTCTTGATTCAGATCACAAAGTTTCTGTTGTATTGTGAACAACTGTGGACCAGAAGATTGACAAAATCTTTCCTCAAGATCCAACCAGATTTCTCTAGCACTTTTCAAGTATAGCACACTCCTTGCAATTGAAACCTCAAGAGATCCTAGCATCCAGGATATTACCAAATCGTTGCACCTGTTCCAAATTCTGAAGTTTATTGATCCAACAGCTGGCTGATTCATAGTTCCATCAACAAAACACAACTTGTTCCTAGCAGATAAAGCAATCACCATAGACCTTTTACAGTCATTGAAGCATTTGCCATCAAATACTATGTTAACCAATTTCGAGGTATTAAGATCATTGTTGCTGAGGTAATAGGCAGAGTTTGGATTAAGAGAAGAATCCTGATCATCAGGCATTTTGAAAAATTTCTAGATAGAATTTCTACAGAAAATCAGGAAGAATTCCTAAacagaaattgaagaaaactgATGATTTAGTTTGAGACAATGACTTGATCAGTTGATCAAGTAATCAGAATGAATTTgcggaagaaaaaaaaactcagCAGGATCTAAAGagcttgctctgataccatgtcagaTTTCACCATTGTTGGATGAAAATCTGTTAGAAGAAATTGAGAGAGAATTCTGAAAGTAGAGTATTATTGCTTGAATGAATAATTAGGCAAAATGTTTACAATGTATGCTATATATACACGAATCTAAACTAACACCAATGAGGTGTACTAGCTAATCAGGAGCTTCTATTTGTACACTTCAGCATCAATATACAAAGCTGACTAATATTACAAGGATGATCAGCATTGATCATCATCTAACAAACCTAACAACCTTCTAACAACCTTCCTTGTTTGTAGGGAAAGTAGTTAGAGTTGTTTCTA contains:
- the LOC130460623 gene encoding uncharacterized protein, with product MKLNQKYDHSKSTILMMSPLPTISKAYGLLLQEEQQKEVNSNRTHNMESTVFTASKFTDNRPYKSTYASNSGNFGVQNASSGNQQRNFTYSRNNLYCEHCKMKNHTVDKCWKLHGYPKDFKGRGKRVAAAAQLEEFTEKENQIESDIGVVHATFTEEQYNQLLSFLNTQKTANQAEHSGSSSLGLATATQLRGPFQEQAHSAW